One region of Dysidea avara chromosome 1, odDysAvar1.4, whole genome shotgun sequence genomic DNA includes:
- the LOC136259811 gene encoding uncharacterized protein isoform X3 — protein MENKTSAAQPLENSQLFQELCFLEEREDLRNILIVDYGSLHSKQHDLNATLSCSCLKKYFYVVILIENSYKLISVRFPPSFDQQNCSIIKIPSEVIRKVHTIPDHIVTQIMVFLNQYRCRRAYYCLSLDPSFPEGSKIMEHTDVEYTYCSVIKAVKDFIYLDTQYFRESDDPTVMNVYQLLTNDVPRAPVTEKSGKLMIFSPGEMYFDNNSVPSVWKELKQFGDKHSLHVSVTTAFPTVDLKVSNVYPEMVRPKFYRFAIYLADTSNDNVLLLLDHLRSTKLVGGRVTLKLDSTTQERRFGSYGDQKISKAIYRITKFNIQKQYVGKDDKRYYKFIEDEQVAQLMDEAKKGGYTMKVRHAKILFCGASGAGKTSFVRSLKNEKFKDKYHSTGLGNTQQIMISRKATIQGTKWVDLNPTEELHQLKLRIHYKLLSKPTSDDSKSVECNEETDIDAKPLAASVKDSRSTDLPLAQPKVHKPPMKAPAHVIVEERLYSKSPNLTKEFEEPLPVWDILTLLDTGGQPQFINMLPAVNTSATVTFVVLNMLHVLGAKGFDERVLVHHYKNDIKSYEPYPLNYTNKDLIKCLTALLNDSIVKDIPLPGVLPVPPSENDEDYKSHLCFVGTHLDLVKEEKVDKVNKEVEKLIAQLEPSGSVSVWNYDKKALFAVDNTVAGKKEFLDGTIVDRIRTEIKTIMDKKATYEVPVTWMILEMEIRLVCGRQKSHFMIISDVVKMYKKLISGCDDDTAELQVKAALRFHHMFGILLYFHEVPGMDEFVICNPQWLFTNLTNFVCCSFDGTIVDHKALNNLKSKGILSKSLIGKINTDSLGGIKLESFLELLKYLNIITQYPTNDSRDYLMLAILDSYKDEESDLLKSMPPIHGVEFVIQFNSGTLPRGVFCCLVVQLVQKVKSWRLQVELPGKRCIYSNFVAFCATESGQYILLLDKVSHLEIQVTQSEFEENSESIHFDVQQTIITALQQISTHSCNKVDLKCGFYCKTKPCLIFLLSDHMTGQKSLPRGLHCENHGLTELKSHKLWCENSKISQARNNIKLQIKFPGQCPEETVFTENYSKLTEVLNVHTLIPHFITERVITVDDASDIKSCNRESEKIMKLLDYIARPLKAGYTESFYIMLDVMKTHCTIAVEALANNMESSLQTTSSKGCEGDVTSQLPKSISLPTDESSDKRNSQSYNHSTSEPAGRSSTD, from the exons ATGGAAAATAAAACTTCAGCAGCACAACCTTTAGAAAATTCACAGTTGTTTCAAGAGTTATGCTTTCTCGAGGAACGTGAAGATCTTCGCAATATTTTGATAGTAGACTATGGTAGTCTTCATTCAAAACAGCATGATTTAAATGCAACACTTAGTTGCAGTTGCTTGAAAAAGTATTTCTATGTTGTAATTTTAATTGAAAACAGCTACAAATTAATTTCAGTAAGATTTCCACCCAGCTTTGACCAACAGAATTGCTCAATCATCAAAATTCCTTCTGAAGTTATTCGAAAAGTCCATACTATTCCAGATCACATCGTAACACAGATAATGGTGTTTCTCAATCAATATCGCTGTCGTAGAGCATATTACTGCTTATCCTTAGACCCAAGCTTTCCAGAAGGATCCAAAATCATGGAACATACTGATGTTGAATATACTTATTGTTCAGTCATAAAAGCAGTCAAGGATTTCATTTATTTAGATACTCAATATTTCAGAGAAAGTGATGATCCAACTGTAATGAATGTATATCAACTTCTTACAAATGATGTCCCACGTGCCCCAGTTACTGAGAAGTCTGGAAAACTGATGATTTTTTCACCTGGTGAAATGTATTTTGATAACAACAGTGTACCATCAGTTTGGAAAGAGTTGAAACAATTTGGTGACAAACACTCACTGCATGTCTCTGTAACTACTGCTTTCCCAACTGTTGATCTTaag GTGTCTAATGTTTATCCTGAAATGGTTAGACCCAAATTCTACCGATTTGCAATCTACTTAGCTGACACTAGCAATGATAATGTCCTTTTACTCCTTGATCATCTTCGCTCTACAAAACTTGTTGGTGGTAGAGTAACTCTAAAACTGGATAGCACAACCCAGGAGAGACGGTTTGGTAGCTATGGAGATCAGAAAATTTCTAAAGCTATCTACAGAATTACTAAATTCAACATTCAAAAACAATATGTAGGAAAGGATGACAAAAGATACTATAAATTTATTGAAG ATGAACAGGTAGCACAGTTGATGGATGAAGCAAAAAAAGGTGGCTATACAATGAAGGTACGGCAtgccaaaattttattttgtggagCATCAGGGGCTGGAAAAACCAGCTTTGTTCGCTCACTCAAAAATGAAAAGTTTAAGGATAAGTACCATAGTACAGGCCTTGGCAACACTCAACAAATTATGATATCAAGAAAGGCTACGATACAAGGGACTAAGTGGGTTGATCTTAATCCAACTGAAGAACTTCATCAACTCAAATTACGTATTCATTACAAATTGCTGTCTAAACCCACATCtgatgattcaaaaagtgtggAATGTAATGAAGAAACTGATATTGATGCAAAGCCACTGGCAGCTTCTGTAAAAGATAGCAGGTCAACTGATTTACCTCTGGCACAGCCAAAAGTTCACAAACCACCAATGAAAGCACCAGCACATGTTATTGTGGAAGAAAGATTATACTCAAAGTCTCCTAAtctcacaaaagaatttgaagaGCCTCTTCCAGTATGGGACATCCTCACATTACTGGAcactggtggtcaaccacagtTCATAAACATGTTACCAGCTGTTAATACTTCAGCTACTGTTACGTTTGTTGTCTTAAATATGCTTCATGTATTGGGAGCTAAAGGATTTGATGAGCGAGTATTAGTGCATCATTACAAAAATGATATCAAATCTTATGAACCGTATCCATTGAATTATACCAACAAAGATTTGATAAAATGTCTCACTGCATTGCTGAATGATTCCATAGTCAAAGATATTCCCCTCCCAGGTGTACTACCAGTACCACCTTCAGAAAATGATGAAGATTATAAGTCTCATTTGTGTTTTGTGGGAACACACCTTGACCTGGTTAAAGAAGAGAAGGTTGATAAAGTTAACAAAGAAGTAGAAAAGTTAATTGCACAACTAGAACCCAGTGGTAGTGTATCAGTTTGGAACTATGACAAAAAAGCATTGTTTGCAGTAGACAATACAGTTGCTGGAAAGAAAGAATTTTTAGATGGTACAATAGTAGATAGGATACGCACTGAGATCAAAACCATTATGGATAAAAAAGCTACCTATGAAGTACCAGTAACCTGGATGATATTAGAAATGGAAATTAGGCTTGTATGTGGCAGACAAAAAAGTCATTTCATGATCATTTCTGATGTTGtgaaaatgtacaaaaaattaatCTCAGGTTGTGATGATGATACTGCAGAACTACAAGTTAAAGCTGCATTGAGATTTCATCACATGTTTGGCATTTTGTTGTATTTCCATGAAGTTCCTGGCATGGATGAGTTTGTAATTTGCAACCCACAGTGGCTATTTACCAACTTGACAAATTTTGTTTGTTGTTCGTTTGATGGAACAATTGTTGATCACAAGGCTTTGAATAATCTGAAATCTAAAGGCATTCTTAGTAAATCTTTAATTGGCAAAATCAATACAGATTCTCTGGGAGGCATTAAACTTGAGTCTTTCCTTGAATTGCTTAAATATTTAAATATCATCACACAATATCCTACAAACGACAGTAGAGATTATCTGATGTTAGCAATATTAGATTCCTACAAGGATGAAGAATCTGATTTGTTAAAATCTATGCCACCTATTCATGGTGTTGAATTTGTTATACAATTTAACTCTGGTACTTTGCCAAGAGGAGTATTTTGTTGTTTAGTTGTTCAGTTAGTTCAAAAGGTCAAGAGTTGGAGACTCCAGGTTGAACTGCCTGGAAAGAGATGCATTTACTCCAACTTTGTTGCTTTCTGTGCAACCGAGTCTGGACAATACATTTTATTGCTTGACAAAGTTTCACACTTAGAAATTCAAGTAACTCAGTCAGAATTTGAAGAGAATTCTGAATCCATTCATTTTGATGTCCAACAAACAATAATCACTGCACTACAGCAAATCAGCACACATTCATGTAATAAAGTTGATCTGAAGTGTGGTTTTTACTGCAAAACCAAGCCTTGTTTAATTTTTCTATTATCAGATCACATGACTGGTCAAAAATCTCTTCCTCGTGGATTACATTGTGAAAATCATGGATTGACTGAATTAAAATCACACAAGCTGTGGTGTGAAAATTCAAAAATATCACAG GCACGGAATAATATAAAACTACAAATTAAATTTCCAG GGCAATGTCCAGAAGAAACGGTGTTTACAGAAAATTACTCCAAATTAACTGAAGTTCTCAATGTCCACACACTAATACCACACTTCATAACAGAGAGAGTTATCACTGTTGATGATGCATCTGATATCAAATCATGTAATCGAGAATCTGAGAAGATTATGAAGTTACTGGATTATATTGCACGGCCTTTGAAAGCTGGATACACTGAAAGTTTTTATATAATGCTTGATGTAATGAAGACACATTGTACCATTGCAGTTGAAGCATTAGCTAACAACATGGAGTCATCTTTACAGACTACTTCATCTAAAG GATGTGAAGGTGATGTTACATCTCAACTACCTaag TCTATTTCACTACCAACTGATGAATCTAGTGATAAGAGAAACTCTCAGAGTTACAATCACAGCACTTCTGAACCAGCAG GAAGGAGTTCTACTGATTAA